In a single window of the Rhodoferax saidenbachensis genome:
- a CDS encoding ABC transporter ATP-binding protein → MAEIILHIDQLVKRFGGLVATNHADLKVERGSIHALIGPNGAGKTTLIHQISGALQPDEGAVHFMGQNITQVPMHQRALRGLVRSYQITSIFKKLSVLDNIALSVQARSGSSMRFWQAARSESGRYAEAAAVAERIGLGQKLHTLSGALSHGQQRQLELGLALALKPQLLLLDEPMAGMGPDESENMVALLQSLRSEVTILLVEHDMDAVFRLADRISTLVFGKVIASGTAQEIKDNPEVKQAYLGDEMGVDAVAH, encoded by the coding sequence ATGGCTGAAATCATTCTGCATATCGACCAGTTGGTCAAACGTTTTGGCGGTTTGGTTGCCACCAACCACGCCGATCTGAAAGTGGAGCGCGGTAGCATCCACGCGCTGATCGGCCCCAATGGTGCGGGCAAGACCACGCTGATCCACCAGATTTCTGGTGCGCTGCAGCCCGACGAAGGTGCCGTGCATTTCATGGGCCAGAACATCACGCAGGTGCCCATGCACCAGCGTGCGTTGCGTGGCCTGGTGCGCTCCTACCAGATCACCAGTATTTTCAAGAAGCTTTCGGTGCTGGACAACATTGCCCTGTCGGTACAAGCCCGCAGCGGCAGCAGCATGCGCTTCTGGCAAGCCGCCCGCTCAGAATCGGGCCGCTATGCCGAGGCCGCGGCCGTGGCCGAACGCATCGGTCTGGGCCAAAAGTTGCATACGCTGTCGGGCGCGCTGTCGCATGGCCAGCAGCGCCAACTGGAGCTGGGCCTGGCACTGGCGCTCAAGCCGCAACTGCTATTGCTCGACGAGCCCATGGCTGGCATGGGACCAGACGAATCCGAAAATATGGTTGCGCTGCTGCAAAGCCTGCGCAGCGAAGTCACCATCTTGCTGGTGGAACACGACATGGATGCCGTGTTCCGTTTGGCCGACCGCATTTCCACACTGGTATTTGGCAAGGTCATTGCCAGCGGCACGGCGCAGGAAATCAAGGACAACCCCGAAGTCAAACAGGCCTATCTGGGCGATGAGATGGGCGTGGACGCCGTAGCGCACTAG
- a CDS encoding 3-oxoadipyl-CoA thiolase — protein sequence MLNAYLFDGARTAFGRHAGALASVRPDDLAAHLLRSLAARSPMARAVEDVVLGCTCQAGEDSRNIARHAALLSGLGQQVPGQTVNRLCGSGLAAVMDCARAITTGEGDVYLAGGVESMSRAPFVMAKAESPYSRDLRVADSTIGARFPNPALIQAFGNHTMPETADAVAAELGLTRDDCDAYALQSQQRFAAAQAAGVFAQEIVATEVPQGRKAPPLAFALDEHPRADTTLASLQKLKPLFEGGVTTAGNASGINDGAAMVLLGNQAAGERHGQKPLARILSSAVVGVEPRLMGLGPVGAIQKALVRAGITLADVDVIEINEAFAAQVLGCLKSLGLDAQDSRVNPNGGAIAVGHPLGASGARLVLTAAHELQRRQGRYAVVSLCIGVGQGIAMVLERT from the coding sequence ATGCTCAACGCATACCTTTTTGATGGTGCGCGCACCGCTTTTGGTCGCCACGCCGGTGCTTTGGCGTCTGTGCGTCCCGACGATCTGGCCGCGCACCTGTTGCGCAGCCTGGCCGCGCGTTCGCCCATGGCGCGTGCGGTGGAAGACGTCGTCCTGGGTTGCACCTGCCAGGCTGGCGAAGACAGCCGCAATATCGCCCGCCATGCCGCTTTACTCAGTGGCCTGGGCCAGCAAGTCCCCGGTCAGACCGTTAACCGCCTGTGCGGTAGCGGCCTGGCCGCGGTCATGGACTGCGCACGCGCCATCACCACGGGTGAGGGCGATGTGTATCTGGCCGGTGGCGTGGAGAGCATGAGCCGAGCGCCCTTCGTCATGGCCAAGGCCGAGTCTCCCTACAGCCGTGATTTGCGCGTGGCCGATTCCACGATTGGTGCGCGTTTTCCGAACCCGGCGTTGATCCAGGCGTTTGGCAACCACACCATGCCGGAAACGGCCGATGCTGTGGCTGCAGAGCTGGGCCTTACGCGTGATGACTGCGATGCTTACGCGCTGCAATCACAACAGCGCTTTGCGGCGGCGCAGGCAGCTGGCGTTTTTGCGCAGGAAATTGTGGCCACCGAAGTTCCCCAGGGCCGAAAAGCCCCGCCGCTGGCCTTCGCCCTGGATGAACACCCGCGCGCCGACACCACGCTGGCCTCGCTGCAAAAGCTCAAGCCCCTGTTCGAAGGCGGTGTCACCACCGCTGGCAACGCATCGGGCATTAATGACGGTGCAGCTATGGTGCTGCTGGGCAACCAGGCAGCCGGCGAGCGCCATGGACAGAAGCCACTGGCACGCATTCTGTCGTCCGCAGTCGTTGGCGTAGAGCCGCGACTCATGGGCCTGGGGCCCGTGGGCGCCATCCAGAAAGCACTCGTGCGCGCTGGTATCACGCTGGCGGATGTCGACGTCATTGAAATCAATGAAGCCTTTGCCGCCCAGGTTCTGGGTTGCCTGAAAAGCCTGGGTCTGGACGCCCAGGACTCCCGCGTCAACCCCAACGGGGGCGCCATTGCGGTCGGCCACCCCCTGGGTGCCTCGGGTGCAAGACTGGTACTGACCGCAGCCCATGAACTGCAACGGCGCCAAGGTCGCTACGCCGTGGTGAGCCTGTGCATCGGTGTGGGGCAAGGCATCGCCATGGTGCTGGAACGCACCTGA
- a CDS encoding ABC transporter ATP-binding protein, producing MDTLLEIDDLQTAYGTSQILFGVGFAMRAGEVATLLGRNGMGKTTTVRSILGLTKATGGSVRFLGERIEAANADRIARMGMAVVPEGRMIFATLSVQENLLAFAGNRCASREPWTLERVYHLFPRLKERARNMGNQLSGGEQQMLAIGRALMTNPHLLILDEATEGLAPLIREDIWHCLTTLKQAGQSILVIDKYVQRLVGLADHHTILERGRVVWKGDSPQLAAQPDIWHRYIGV from the coding sequence GTGGACACATTACTGGAAATCGACGATCTGCAAACTGCCTATGGCACCAGCCAGATCCTGTTTGGTGTGGGCTTTGCCATGCGCGCAGGCGAAGTCGCCACACTGTTGGGCCGCAACGGCATGGGCAAGACCACCACGGTGCGCTCCATCCTGGGTCTGACCAAGGCCACGGGTGGTTCTGTCCGTTTCCTGGGTGAACGCATCGAGGCGGCGAATGCCGATCGCATTGCCCGCATGGGCATGGCCGTGGTGCCTGAGGGGCGCATGATTTTTGCAACGCTATCGGTGCAGGAAAACCTGCTGGCTTTTGCGGGCAACCGCTGTGCCAGCCGGGAACCCTGGACGCTGGAACGGGTGTACCACCTGTTTCCACGGCTCAAGGAGCGTGCGCGCAACATGGGTAACCAGCTCTCGGGCGGTGAACAGCAGATGCTCGCCATTGGCCGTGCGCTCATGACCAATCCGCACCTGTTGATCCTGGACGAGGCCACCGAGGGCTTGGCACCGCTGATCCGGGAAGACATCTGGCACTGCCTGACCACACTGAAACAGGCTGGTCAGAGCATTCTGGTGATCGACAAGTATGTGCAACGGCTGGTTGGTCTGGCAGACCACCACACCATCCTGGAGCGGGGAAGGGTAGTCTGGAAGGGGGACTCTCCCCAACTGGCGGCCCAGCCCGACATCTGGCACCGCTATATCGGGGTCTGA
- a CDS encoding acyl-CoA thioesterase, protein MPSAVFSVQRVVRFSDCDPAGIVFYPQYFVMLNGLVEDWFTQALQVNYANLLGVRRVGLPTVSLQCDFKAPSRMGETITLQLRLSRQGKRSLTLDIQCIGLESPDVVRWRAQVVIVTTSLEHDGSITIPADIVQGIAQWQNFSGDKK, encoded by the coding sequence ATGCCAAGCGCCGTTTTTTCCGTGCAACGCGTAGTGCGCTTCTCGGATTGCGACCCGGCGGGCATAGTGTTTTACCCTCAGTACTTCGTCATGCTCAATGGCTTGGTGGAAGACTGGTTTACGCAAGCCCTGCAAGTGAACTACGCAAACCTTCTGGGTGTGCGCAGGGTGGGGCTGCCCACCGTCTCACTGCAATGCGACTTCAAGGCCCCCAGCCGCATGGGTGAAACCATCACGCTGCAATTGCGCTTGTCGCGCCAGGGAAAACGTTCGCTCACCCTGGACATTCAGTGCATTGGCCTGGAGTCCCCGGATGTCGTGCGCTGGCGCGCACAAGTGGTCATCGTGACCACTTCATTGGAGCACGATGGCTCCATCACCATTCCCGCCGATATCGTGCAAGGCATTGCACAGTGGCAAAATTTTTCAGGAGACAAAAAATGA
- a CDS encoding branched-chain amino acid ABC transporter permease, giving the protein MTNAKHSSPSILDHSLHWRWAVPLLIALAALPLIAVALGGDFYITLASRILIFALAATSLNFILGFGGMVSFGHAAFIGLGAYTVAIAMQEGMVNAWIAWPLAMVVSGVFALVIGAISLRTQGVYFIMITLAFAQMLYFLVVSLKAYGGDDGLSMAGRSFVAPGLDLARDRDFYYVTLALVSASVWGVARLLNARFGHTLQAIRENEVRMIAIGFPVYRFKLVAFTLAGALAGLAGALMANLGGFVSPSLMQWSQSGMLMIMVILGGVGYLYGGLLGAVFFLLLEELLSHYTIHWQLGLGAVLLLVVLVAPNGLASLVARKKGAAHG; this is encoded by the coding sequence ATGACAAACGCCAAGCATTCTTCTCCCAGCATTCTTGACCACTCACTGCATTGGCGCTGGGCCGTGCCACTGCTGATTGCTCTGGCGGCTTTACCGTTGATCGCAGTAGCGCTTGGCGGAGATTTCTACATTACCCTGGCCAGCCGCATCCTGATCTTTGCACTGGCAGCGACCAGTCTTAACTTCATTCTGGGTTTTGGCGGCATGGTGAGTTTTGGCCACGCAGCCTTTATCGGTCTCGGTGCCTACACTGTAGCGATCGCGATGCAGGAAGGCATGGTCAATGCCTGGATCGCCTGGCCACTGGCCATGGTCGTGAGTGGCGTCTTTGCACTGGTAATCGGTGCCATCAGCCTACGCACGCAAGGTGTGTACTTCATCATGATCACGCTGGCTTTTGCGCAGATGCTGTATTTCCTGGTGGTGTCACTCAAGGCCTACGGCGGAGATGACGGGCTGAGCATGGCGGGGCGATCTTTTGTGGCACCCGGTTTGGACCTCGCCCGGGACCGCGATTTCTATTACGTCACGCTGGCCTTGGTAAGTGCATCGGTATGGGGCGTGGCCCGTCTGCTCAATGCCCGCTTTGGCCATACATTGCAAGCCATTCGCGAGAACGAAGTGCGCATGATTGCCATTGGTTTTCCGGTGTACCGCTTCAAGCTGGTCGCCTTTACGCTGGCCGGCGCGCTGGCCGGTTTGGCCGGGGCTCTGATGGCCAATCTGGGTGGATTCGTGAGCCCCTCGCTGATGCAGTGGAGCCAGTCCGGCATGCTGATGATCATGGTCATCCTGGGCGGCGTGGGTTATCTGTATGGCGGTCTGTTGGGCGCAGTCTTTTTCCTGTTGCTCGAGGAACTGCTGAGCCACTACACGATCCACTGGCAACTGGGTCTGGGCGCGGTTCTGCTGCTGGTCGTGCTGGTAGCGCCCAACGGCTTGGCCAGTCTGGTCGCACGCAAGAAGGGAGCTGCCCATGGCTGA
- a CDS encoding branched-chain amino acid ABC transporter permease — MDPILLLEQAFNGLQFGLMLFLLAAGLTLVFGIMDMINLAHGSLYMVGAYLIAAITAATGSYWWGLCFGVLGAAVFGALLEVSILRHFYQRDHLSQVLGTFAILMMCNEGVRLIWGAQPVPLSTPDSLAGPVELFPGFFYSSFSLFIIGVGLLVALLMYLLITRTRLGMQIRAGAANREMAMAMGVNVQRLFTAVFAVGAALCGIAGGMLGPILAVQVGMGESILIVAFVVIVIGGIGSIRGAFLGALIVGVMDTAGRTFMPMLFAHLMSPEAAANAAPAVASILIYLLMATVLFFKPRGLFPTHG; from the coding sequence ATGGATCCCATTTTGTTGCTGGAGCAGGCCTTCAACGGTCTGCAGTTTGGGCTGATGTTGTTCTTGCTGGCGGCGGGGTTGACCCTGGTCTTCGGCATCATGGACATGATCAACCTGGCCCATGGCTCGCTGTACATGGTGGGGGCCTATTTGATCGCCGCCATTACCGCGGCGACGGGCAGCTACTGGTGGGGTCTGTGCTTTGGGGTGTTGGGAGCAGCGGTGTTCGGGGCGCTGCTGGAGGTGAGCATCCTGCGTCACTTCTACCAGCGCGACCATCTCTCGCAGGTACTGGGTACCTTTGCCATTTTGATGATGTGCAATGAGGGTGTGCGCTTGATCTGGGGCGCACAACCCGTGCCATTGAGTACGCCAGACAGTCTGGCAGGTCCGGTGGAGTTGTTCCCAGGATTCTTCTATTCTTCGTTCAGCCTGTTCATCATCGGTGTGGGTCTGCTGGTGGCCTTGCTGATGTACTTGCTGATTACGCGCACGCGTCTGGGCATGCAGATCCGCGCCGGTGCGGCCAACCGTGAAATGGCCATGGCCATGGGGGTCAATGTGCAGCGGCTGTTCACTGCCGTGTTTGCCGTGGGCGCAGCCCTGTGTGGCATTGCGGGCGGCATGCTGGGACCGATATTGGCGGTGCAGGTGGGCATGGGCGAGAGCATTCTGATTGTCGCTTTTGTGGTCATTGTGATTGGCGGCATTGGCTCCATCCGCGGTGCGTTCCTGGGGGCGCTGATTGTGGGCGTGATGGACACCGCTGGTCGCACTTTCATGCCTATGTTGTTTGCGCACCTGATGTCACCGGAGGCAGCTGCCAATGCAGCGCCCGCTGTGGCCTCTATCCTGATTTACCTGTTGATGGCAACGGTCTTGTTCTTCAAGCCGCGCGGCCTGTTCCCTACCCATGGCTGA
- a CDS encoding site-specific integrase gives MLITLPSRTDLLVDHVGLPRFWAAVWWIFHGGDLAPSTLRRKLRHIESIYVHTESLGGNLDDALSALDLDALGSALESFFVTLRNVAEPVNSSVARWNTVFHFVKNTCERLERNPAVGNKMADIRQRMARLDNLYLGLRPFKKRNHAQVRAIPRGVLEEFLDAATPGSATNPFEYEQTQWRIYAAVVLMLFQGLRVGELALLPADFTKTEIDARTGIRRWFMSVKTDDSEDDPRYSRPSIKTAASIRTIPMASQTANVLQTYSANYRGKPNYTQFLVSMRKKPMSPEGLRHAMHVLSAALTPNTREQLFNQTGTRNLTPHALRHTCAVLRMKQWTEAGNSPAKTMMLMRSFFGWSRESMMPLLYAKAALDENLNESWNAQLDDRLNVLRNIPL, from the coding sequence ATGCTCATCACTTTGCCTTCGCGAACGGACCTGTTGGTGGATCACGTTGGACTTCCCAGGTTCTGGGCGGCAGTCTGGTGGATCTTTCACGGCGGCGACTTGGCGCCATCGACGCTGCGCCGAAAACTCAGACATATTGAGTCCATCTATGTGCACACCGAAAGTCTTGGCGGCAACCTTGATGACGCTCTAAGCGCACTGGACTTGGATGCATTGGGTTCCGCGTTGGAATCATTTTTTGTGACCCTCCGGAATGTTGCAGAACCGGTAAATTCCAGCGTTGCCCGCTGGAATACGGTATTTCATTTCGTGAAAAACACTTGCGAACGACTTGAGCGCAATCCCGCTGTCGGCAACAAGATGGCTGACATACGTCAGCGCATGGCCCGTCTGGACAATCTCTATTTGGGTCTGCGCCCGTTCAAAAAGCGTAACCATGCGCAGGTTCGTGCAATTCCGAGGGGGGTGTTGGAAGAGTTTCTTGACGCTGCCACACCTGGTTCAGCGACAAATCCGTTCGAATATGAGCAAACTCAGTGGCGGATCTATGCCGCAGTAGTTCTGATGCTCTTTCAAGGACTCCGTGTTGGAGAACTGGCGCTATTGCCAGCCGACTTCACCAAAACAGAAATTGATGCACGTACGGGCATCCGACGTTGGTTTATGTCAGTCAAAACAGATGATTCTGAGGACGACCCTCGTTACTCCCGACCCAGTATCAAGACGGCGGCATCAATCAGAACCATTCCAATGGCAAGCCAGACTGCAAACGTTTTGCAGACATATTCTGCCAATTACCGTGGCAAACCCAACTACACGCAGTTCTTGGTGAGCATGCGCAAAAAACCAATGTCACCCGAAGGTTTACGCCATGCAATGCACGTACTCTCGGCGGCCTTGACACCAAATACACGCGAACAGCTCTTTAACCAGACTGGCACAAGAAATTTGACTCCACATGCGCTACGTCATACATGCGCAGTGCTTCGTATGAAGCAATGGACGGAGGCTGGTAACTCACCAGCCAAGACCATGATGCTTATGCGTAGCTTCTTTGGATGGTCAAGAGAATCCATGATGCCTTTGCTCTACGCAAAAGCCGCCTTGGACGAAAACCTCAATGAATCTTGGAATGCCCAGCTTGATGACCGATTGAACGTCTTGAGAAATATTCCACTGTGA
- a CDS encoding ABC transporter substrate-binding protein, with product MFLISLRKTLVAACASTALLAMAQSTDPVKVGLLSTLSGPGAGLGVDIRDGFQLAIKLGGNKLGGRPVEVVVADDQASPDVGRQTADRLVKRDKVDFMTGIVFSNVMLAVGAPTFASQTFYVSANAGPSQYAGEQCSPYFFSASYQNDNMHEAAGQVVQEKGFKRVAVIAPNYPAGKDAIAGFKRFYKGEIASEALPALNQLNFGTELSQLRASKADAVYIFLPGGMGINFIKQFVAAGLSKDMTLFGPGFSGDEDVIKAVGDSMLGMFNTSQWGHDMANPANKKFVAEFEKEYGRLPTLYAAQGYDAAQLINAAVRDTKGKLEDKVAVRKALEAAKFDSVRGAFKFNNNHFPIQDYYLRVVTKDAKGRVTNRLLGTVLKKHADAYAGQCKMPA from the coding sequence ATGTTTCTCATTTCTCTACGCAAAACCCTGGTCGCGGCCTGCGCAAGCACTGCCTTGCTCGCGATGGCGCAGTCGACCGACCCCGTCAAGGTGGGCTTGTTGAGCACACTTTCCGGTCCAGGTGCCGGTCTCGGTGTGGATATCCGCGACGGTTTCCAGTTGGCGATCAAACTGGGAGGCAACAAGCTGGGGGGACGCCCTGTGGAAGTGGTCGTCGCGGACGACCAAGCCAGCCCGGATGTAGGACGTCAGACAGCAGATCGACTGGTCAAACGCGACAAAGTCGATTTCATGACGGGTATTGTTTTTTCGAACGTCATGCTGGCTGTGGGCGCACCGACTTTCGCGTCACAAACGTTCTATGTGAGCGCCAATGCCGGCCCTTCGCAGTACGCGGGCGAACAATGCAGCCCCTACTTTTTCAGCGCTTCCTACCAAAATGACAACATGCACGAAGCAGCCGGTCAAGTCGTGCAAGAGAAAGGCTTCAAGCGCGTGGCGGTGATTGCCCCCAACTACCCCGCCGGCAAGGATGCCATCGCAGGATTCAAGCGTTTCTACAAGGGTGAGATCGCTTCCGAAGCGCTGCCGGCGCTGAACCAGCTCAACTTCGGTACCGAGCTGTCGCAACTGCGTGCCTCCAAGGCTGATGCGGTCTACATCTTCCTGCCCGGCGGCATGGGCATCAATTTCATCAAGCAGTTTGTGGCTGCCGGTTTGTCCAAGGACATGACACTGTTTGGCCCAGGCTTCTCCGGTGATGAAGACGTGATCAAGGCAGTAGGCGACTCCATGCTGGGCATGTTCAACACCAGCCAATGGGGACACGACATGGCCAACCCGGCCAACAAGAAATTCGTTGCCGAATTCGAAAAGGAATATGGCCGCCTGCCTACGCTGTACGCTGCACAAGGCTATGACGCAGCCCAGTTGATCAACGCCGCCGTGCGCGACACCAAAGGCAAGCTGGAAGACAAGGTCGCCGTGCGCAAGGCTTTGGAAGCTGCCAAGTTCGACTCGGTGCGTGGTGCATTCAAGTTCAATAACAACCACTTCCCGATCCAGGACTACTACCTGCGTGTTGTAACCAAAGATGCCAAGGGCCGCGTAACCAACCGCCTGCTGGGCACGGTGCTCAAGAAGCATGCGGATGCCTACGCCGGCCAGTGCAAGATGCCGGCCTGA
- a CDS encoding RidA family protein: protein MTRILQPAHWARPRGYSNGVVTRGQLVFVAGMIGWDAQCVFHTDDMAGQVRQALTNVVEVLNEAGAKPEHITRMTWYLTNKREYVAAYPEIGKAFREIIGSFNATMTAVQVTELVEDRAKVEIEVTAVIPD, encoded by the coding sequence ATGACACGCATCCTTCAACCTGCCCACTGGGCCCGTCCACGTGGTTACTCCAATGGTGTGGTCACACGCGGCCAGCTGGTGTTTGTAGCCGGCATGATCGGTTGGGACGCCCAATGCGTTTTCCATACCGATGACATGGCCGGGCAAGTACGCCAGGCATTGACCAACGTGGTGGAAGTGCTGAACGAAGCTGGTGCCAAACCAGAACACATCACCCGCATGACCTGGTACCTGACAAACAAGCGCGAGTACGTGGCGGCCTATCCCGAAATCGGCAAGGCTTTCCGCGAAATCATTGGTAGCTTCAACGCCACCATGACCGCGGTGCAAGTGACAGAGCTTGTAGAAGACCGCGCCAAGGTAGAGATTGAGGTCACGGCAGTGATCCCCGACTGA
- a CDS encoding acyl-CoA dehydrogenase produces MATKNTFQWDDALLLDSQLTDDERQVRDAAQSYCQERLLPRVQDNFRHEKTDASIFREMGELGLLGATIPEQYGGAGLNYVCYGLVAREVERVDSGYRSMMSVQSSLVMVPINEFGTEAQKQKYLPKLATGEWIGCFGLTEPNHGSDPGSMITRAKKVPGGYSLSGAKMWITNSPIADVFVVWAKDDGGKIRGFILDKGSKGLSAPAIHGKVGLRASITGEIVMDEVFCPEENAFPEVRGLKGPFTCLNSARYGIAWGALGAAEDCYTRARQYTMDRKQFDKPLAANQLIQKKLADMLTEITLGLQGCLQVGRLKDSGQASVEMTSIIKRNSCGKALDIARLARDMMGGNGISDEFGVARHLVNLEVVNTYEGTHDIHALILGRAITGIAAF; encoded by the coding sequence ATGGCTACCAAGAACACTTTCCAATGGGATGACGCATTGCTGCTGGACAGCCAGCTCACAGACGATGAGCGCCAGGTGCGTGACGCGGCCCAGAGCTATTGCCAGGAACGCCTGCTGCCCCGCGTGCAAGACAACTTCCGCCACGAAAAGACCGATGCCAGCATCTTCCGTGAAATGGGCGAACTGGGCCTGCTGGGTGCCACCATCCCCGAGCAGTACGGCGGCGCCGGCCTGAACTACGTGTGTTACGGCCTGGTGGCGCGTGAAGTGGAGCGTGTGGACTCGGGTTACCGCTCCATGATGAGCGTGCAGTCTTCGCTGGTCATGGTGCCCATCAACGAATTCGGTACCGAAGCGCAAAAGCAAAAATACCTGCCCAAGCTTGCCACCGGCGAATGGATCGGCTGCTTTGGCCTGACCGAACCCAACCACGGTTCGGACCCCGGCAGCATGATTACCCGCGCCAAAAAAGTGCCCGGCGGCTACAGCCTGTCCGGCGCCAAGATGTGGATCACCAACAGCCCCATCGCCGACGTGTTCGTGGTCTGGGCCAAGGACGACGGCGGCAAGATCCGCGGCTTCATCCTGGACAAGGGCTCCAAAGGCCTCAGCGCCCCGGCCATCCACGGCAAGGTGGGCCTACGGGCGTCCATCACCGGTGAGATCGTCATGGACGAAGTGTTTTGCCCGGAGGAAAACGCTTTCCCCGAAGTGCGTGGTCTCAAAGGCCCGTTCACTTGCCTGAACAGTGCACGCTACGGCATTGCCTGGGGCGCTCTGGGTGCGGCGGAAGACTGCTACACCCGAGCACGCCAGTACACCATGGACCGCAAGCAGTTCGACAAACCCCTGGCAGCCAACCAGCTGATCCAGAAAAAGCTCGCCGACATGCTGACCGAAATCACGCTGGGCCTGCAAGGATGCCTGCAAGTAGGGCGCCTGAAAGACAGTGGGCAGGCATCTGTAGAGATGACGTCCATCATCAAACGCAACTCCTGCGGCAAGGCGCTGGACATTGCGCGGCTGGCGCGCGACATGATGGGCGGCAACGGTATCAGCGACGAATTTGGCGTAGCCCGCCACTTGGTCAACCTGGAAGTGGTCAACACCTATGAAGGCACGCATGACATCCACGCCTTGATTCTGGGACGCGCGATTACCGGGATTGCCGCTTTCTGA